A window of Roseovarius sp. THAF27 contains these coding sequences:
- a CDS encoding BrnA antitoxin family protein, producing the protein MRRTPPPQNNRAALMDELRQLQESLTEHWLDRSLPEEWQGLESREPIARPKTRVTIRLDSDMVKWFRRLGPGYGARINRVLRLYWLALIEGRVYAHWDENGAGPQFAEYLNRQMEMLKEQRARRRNGDEADVGATEEGDDTPLPGITIDFGDGAE; encoded by the coding sequence ATGCGCCGCACGCCGCCGCCGCAGAACAACCGCGCCGCGTTGATGGACGAACTGCGACAATTGCAGGAATCGCTGACCGAGCACTGGCTGGACCGATCCCTGCCCGAGGAGTGGCAGGGGCTGGAAAGCCGCGAACCGATCGCGCGCCCGAAAACGCGGGTCACCATCCGGCTGGACAGCGACATGGTGAAATGGTTCCGCCGCCTTGGCCCCGGCTATGGCGCGCGCATCAACCGGGTGCTGCGGCTGTACTGGCTGGCCCTGATCGAGGGACGGGTCTATGCGCATTGGGACGAGAACGGCGCGGGACCGCAATTTGCCGAATACCTGAACCGGCAGATGGAGATGCTGAAAGAGCAGCGCGCCCGGCGGCGGAACGGGGACGAGGCGGATGTGGGCGCGACGGAGGAGGGCGACGACACCCCGCTGCCAGGGATCACGATAGATTTCGGCGATGGCGCGGAATGA
- a CDS encoding usg protein yields MDNTTELSETELMLKGYGLTTAEFYYHMPDYAHVINTFVWQDYDLAPDHPKLFKFIEFWQDEIDGPLHSVQFIHRKMISPGEWRQVTGEFYMN; encoded by the coding sequence ATGGATAACACGACGGAGCTTTCGGAAACCGAACTGATGCTGAAAGGCTATGGCCTGACGACGGCGGAATTTTATTACCACATGCCGGATTATGCGCATGTTATCAATACCTTCGTCTGGCAGGACTATGATCTTGCCCCGGACCATCCCAAGCTGTTCAAGTTCATCGAATTCTGGCAGGACGAAATCGACGGACCGCTGCATTCGGTGCAGTTCATCCACCGCAAGATGATCAGCCCCGGCGAATGGCGGCAGGTGACCGGCGAGTTTTACATGAACTGA
- the gyrA gene encoding DNA gyrase subunit A, with protein sequence MNDTPETPENEDEMPPERPVHDGPSVSIIEEMKTSYLDYAMSVIVSRAIPDLRDGLKPVHRRILYAMHETGNTHDKAYRKSARPVGDVMGKYHPHGDSAIYDALVRMAQDFSMSLPLLDGQGNFGSMDGDNPAAMRYTEVRMDKPAGALLADIEKETVDFQDNYDGKDREPTVLPARFPNMLVNGAGGIAVGMATNIPPHNLGEVIDATLALIENPDLSSEQLIEYIPGPDFPTGGIMLGRSGARKAYIEGRGSVIVRAKTRIEEIRKDRYAIVIEEIPYQVNKSAMIEKIAETVREKRIEGITHVQDESDRHGVRVVVELKRDATAEVVLNQLFRFTPMQTHFGCNMLALNGGRPEQLTLYGFLSAFISFREDVVARRTAYDLRKARERSHVLCGLAVAVSNVDEVVATIRASADAAEAREKLMTRRWPAGDILEYIALIDDPTHKANDDGTYNLSETQARAILELRLQRLTQLGVKEVTDELQELAGKIKEYLAILASRERIMQIISDELTEVKEQFAVPRRTEIVDWSGDMEDEDLIEREDMVVTVTSGGYIKRTALADFRAQKRGGKGLSGMQTKEEDVVTTLFVANTHTQLLFFTTDGMVYKLKTWRLPLGGRTSKGKAIVNILPIPTGVSIAAIMPVDRDESEWDDLQVVFATDHGTVRRNKLSDFTNVMRNGKIAMKFEGESEGWSLINARIASNDDDVMLVTNSGRAIRFPATDVRVFNSRASTGVRGIRLSNGDRVVSMSIISHFEATPDERAAYLKMRRQMAGADDDETGEEEGNAETPLPAERFEEMKAAENLILTITEQGAGKLSSSHDYPVRGRGGMGVQAMDKAMRGGALVASFPVQIEDQIMLATSRGQSIRVPVDGISFRSRSAGGVKVFNTGKGEKVVSVAWIAETGEDDLDEGAPAESQETT encoded by the coding sequence GTGAACGACACGCCGGAAACCCCTGAAAACGAAGACGAAATGCCGCCCGAACGCCCCGTCCATGACGGGCCGTCGGTGTCGATCATCGAAGAGATGAAGACGTCCTACCTGGACTACGCCATGTCGGTGATCGTCAGCCGGGCCATTCCCGACCTGCGCGACGGCCTGAAACCCGTGCACCGCCGCATCCTTTACGCCATGCACGAAACCGGCAACACGCATGACAAGGCCTACCGCAAATCCGCCCGCCCCGTGGGCGACGTCATGGGTAAATACCACCCCCACGGCGACTCTGCGATCTACGACGCGCTGGTGCGCATGGCGCAGGATTTTTCCATGTCTTTACCGCTACTTGACGGTCAAGGCAACTTCGGCTCCATGGACGGCGATAACCCCGCCGCCATGCGTTACACCGAGGTCCGCATGGACAAGCCCGCGGGCGCGCTCTTGGCGGATATCGAGAAGGAAACCGTCGATTTCCAGGACAACTACGACGGCAAGGACCGCGAGCCCACGGTCCTGCCCGCGCGTTTCCCCAACATGCTGGTCAACGGCGCCGGCGGCATCGCCGTCGGCATGGCCACCAACATCCCGCCGCACAACCTGGGCGAGGTCATCGACGCCACGCTGGCCCTGATCGAGAACCCCGACCTGAGTTCCGAACAGCTGATCGAATACATCCCCGGCCCGGACTTTCCCACCGGCGGCATCATGCTCGGCCGCTCCGGTGCGCGGAAGGCGTATATCGAGGGGCGCGGCAGCGTGATCGTGCGCGCCAAGACCCGGATCGAGGAGATCAGGAAAGACCGCTACGCGATTGTTATCGAAGAGATTCCCTATCAGGTGAACAAGTCGGCGATGATCGAGAAGATCGCCGAGACCGTGCGCGAGAAACGCATCGAGGGCATCACCCATGTGCAGGACGAATCCGACCGTCACGGCGTGCGCGTGGTGGTCGAGCTGAAGCGCGACGCCACCGCCGAGGTGGTGCTGAACCAGCTCTTCCGCTTCACCCCGATGCAGACGCATTTCGGCTGCAACATGCTGGCGCTGAACGGCGGGCGGCCCGAACAGCTGACGCTTTACGGGTTCCTCAGCGCCTTCATCTCGTTCCGCGAGGACGTGGTGGCCCGGCGCACCGCCTATGACCTGCGCAAGGCCCGCGAACGCAGCCACGTGCTGTGCGGCCTGGCCGTGGCGGTCAGCAATGTCGACGAGGTGGTCGCCACGATCCGCGCCTCCGCCGATGCCGCCGAGGCCCGTGAAAAGCTGATGACCCGCCGCTGGCCCGCGGGCGATATCCTTGAATACATCGCGCTGATCGACGACCCGACGCACAAGGCGAACGACGACGGCACCTACAACCTCAGCGAAACGCAGGCCCGCGCCATCCTGGAACTGCGCCTGCAACGCCTGACTCAGCTTGGCGTGAAAGAGGTCACCGACGAGCTGCAGGAACTGGCGGGCAAGATCAAGGAATACCTCGCGATCCTCGCCAGCCGCGAGCGAATCATGCAGATCATCTCGGACGAGCTGACCGAGGTGAAAGAGCAATTCGCCGTTCCCCGCCGCACCGAGATCGTCGACTGGTCCGGCGACATGGAGGACGAGGACCTGATCGAGCGCGAGGACATGGTCGTGACCGTGACCTCGGGCGGCTATATCAAGCGCACCGCACTAGCCGATTTCCGCGCGCAGAAACGTGGCGGCAAAGGCCTGTCGGGCATGCAGACCAAGGAAGAGGACGTGGTGACCACGCTGTTCGTGGCCAATACGCATACCCAGCTTCTGTTCTTCACCACCGACGGGATGGTCTACAAGCTGAAGACCTGGCGGCTGCCTCTGGGTGGGCGAACGTCGAAGGGAAAGGCGATCGTGAACATCTTGCCGATCCCCACCGGGGTCAGCATCGCGGCGATCATGCCGGTGGACCGTGACGAGAGCGAATGGGACGACCTGCAAGTGGTCTTTGCCACCGACCACGGAACCGTCCGCCGCAACAAACTGAGCGATTTCACCAACGTCATGCGCAACGGCAAGATCGCGATGAAGTTCGAAGGCGAAAGCGAAGGCTGGTCCTTGATCAATGCACGCATCGCCTCGAACGACGATGACGTGATGCTGGTCACGAATTCCGGTCGGGCCATCCGTTTCCCGGCGACCGATGTGCGGGTCTTTAACTCGCGCGCCTCGACGGGCGTACGCGGCATCCGTCTGAGCAATGGCGACCGGGTGGTGTCGATGTCGATCATCAGCCATTTCGAGGCCACGCCGGACGAACGCGCCGCGTACCTGAAGATGCGCAGACAGATGGCTGGGGCCGATGACGACGAGACGGGCGAGGAAGAGGGCAACGCGGAAACGCCGCTGCCGGCCGAGCGCTTTGAAGAGATGAAGGCGGCTGAGAATCTGATTCTGACCATCACCGAACAGGGTGCCGGCAAATTGAGTTCCAGCCATGATTACCCGGTCCGCGGACGCGGCGGCATGGGTGTCCAGGCCATGGACAAGGCCATGCGCGGCGGGGCTTTGGTGGCCTCCTTCCCGGTTCAGATCGAGGACCAGATCATGCTGGCAACATCACGAGGCCAGTCGATCCGCGTTCCGGTTGACGGAATCTCGTTCCGGTCCCGCAGCGCGGGCGGCGTGAAGGTCTTCAACACCGGAAAGGGAGAGAAGGTCGTCAGCGTCGCCTGGATTGCCGAGACCGGCGAAGACGACCTCGATGAAGGCGCCCCCGCGGAAAGCCAGGAAACCACCTGA
- a CDS encoding DUF6614 family protein, which yields MNIYTCQIDLKKDAQAMLFAAALDNWMSHLQAAGVVGQWSLVRRKLNLASDSFRDFLLRIEVADLAQLDQAFRWVGQQGDEAETLYTRMHDMIDTADYALYRPFPDPERAERLAII from the coding sequence ATGAACATCTACACCTGCCAGATAGACCTGAAAAAAGACGCGCAAGCGATGTTGTTCGCAGCCGCGCTCGACAACTGGATGTCCCATCTGCAGGCGGCCGGTGTTGTCGGCCAATGGTCGCTCGTCCGGCGCAAGCTCAACCTTGCATCCGACAGCTTTCGCGATTTCCTTTTGAGGATCGAGGTGGCCGACCTCGCGCAGCTTGATCAGGCCTTTCGATGGGTCGGACAACAGGGTGACGAGGCGGAGACGCTCTACACACGGATGCACGACATGATCGACACCGCCGACTATGCGCTGTACCGCCCATTTCCCGACCCCGAGCGCGCAGAGCGGCTGGCCATAATCTAA
- a CDS encoding polysaccharide biosynthesis/export family protein gives MLKTIRFLFLAVGVVALTGCALPRGAAVQSEILKEQRSEKPSFQLVEVTRELTPLIAKWPHSGASAKFHWFGADQGPDSSAIQTGDTVNIVVWDSEDNSLLTGLNGTAAEIPPQEVSAAGRIFLPYVGEVSVRGLTPSSARARLQSQFEQIQPSAQVQLSVTPGRNNSVDVVGGVAAPGRYPLDSRNTKILGVVAQSGGVNPALRNPMIRLQRGGRTYEARVSSLLENANRNVRVVGGDQIVVVEDERSFTSLGATGAQKVIYFEKERMTVVEALSSTSGLNAGTANPKGVLVLRDYQPRDLKPGLAGPNKQQVVFSFDLTSADGLFAARQFFIQPDDTLYATESPINSARTVIGLFGTIIGVTSSVNNVSN, from the coding sequence TTGTTGAAGACGATCCGGTTTCTATTTTTGGCCGTCGGCGTTGTTGCGCTTACAGGATGCGCGTTGCCGCGTGGCGCTGCCGTGCAGTCCGAAATATTGAAGGAACAACGCTCTGAGAAGCCGTCGTTTCAGTTGGTCGAGGTGACGCGCGAGCTGACGCCGCTGATCGCGAAATGGCCGCACAGCGGCGCGAGCGCCAAATTCCACTGGTTCGGGGCCGATCAAGGGCCTGATTCCTCGGCTATCCAGACCGGCGATACGGTCAATATCGTGGTCTGGGACAGCGAAGACAACTCTCTTCTGACCGGACTGAACGGAACCGCAGCCGAAATCCCCCCACAGGAGGTTTCCGCGGCAGGCCGCATCTTCCTGCCCTATGTCGGCGAGGTGTCGGTGCGGGGCCTAACCCCATCCTCGGCAAGAGCCCGGCTGCAATCGCAGTTCGAACAGATCCAGCCTTCGGCGCAGGTGCAACTGTCCGTGACGCCCGGACGCAACAATTCTGTCGACGTTGTCGGCGGGGTCGCGGCGCCGGGTCGCTATCCGCTCGACAGCCGGAACACCAAGATACTGGGCGTGGTGGCCCAGAGCGGCGGAGTGAATCCCGCCCTGCGCAACCCGATGATTCGCCTTCAACGCGGGGGCCGAACCTACGAGGCCCGCGTCTCGTCGCTGTTGGAAAACGCCAATCGCAACGTGCGTGTCGTCGGCGGTGACCAGATCGTGGTGGTCGAGGACGAACGCAGTTTCACGTCTCTCGGCGCGACCGGCGCACAGAAGGTGATCTATTTCGAGAAGGAGCGCATGACGGTGGTGGAAGCGCTCTCGTCCACAAGCGGTCTGAATGCGGGAACAGCCAACCCCAAGGGCGTACTCGTCCTGCGTGATTACCAGCCCAGGGACCTGAAGCCGGGACTGGCGGGTCCGAACAAACAGCAGGTCGTGTTCAGCTTCGATCTGACTTCGGCCGACGGCCTGTTCGCGGCGCGACAGTTCTTCATCCAGCCCGACGATACACTTTATGCCACCGAATCCCCCATCAATTCGGCGCGCACGGTTATCGGTCTGTTTGGAACGATCATCGGTGTGACCAGCTCGGTGAACAACGTCAGCAACTGA
- a CDS encoding NAD(P)-dependent oxidoreductase, protein MEKEGNPARLPGLDVGMRILVAGSGGRLGRLLHAARTTGACCDAEFIFQSGGPDRDVRWTPDDSLDRLPACDMMIALWGKTAGTSDDLAMNTALVGLSRRVAQHCGARRLFHISTAAVYGPGAKLTEDAPLRPIGPYGEAKLNMERTVTSGDSAVSEHVLRLANVVGADSLAPALAKGGGVTLDQFADGRGPIRSYIGATDLLAVLKRLSDTETKPMPRVLNIAAPGPVAMEDLVVAAGRHVLWRPAPDSAIKEVSLDVGRLQALLPDHRFTSDAGEMIADLNRLEVRR, encoded by the coding sequence ATGGAAAAAGAGGGCAATCCGGCGAGATTGCCCGGGCTGGACGTCGGGATGCGGATACTTGTAGCGGGCTCTGGTGGACGGCTTGGTCGATTGCTGCATGCCGCAAGGACTACGGGCGCCTGTTGTGACGCCGAGTTCATATTTCAGTCCGGCGGACCGGACCGGGACGTGCGTTGGACACCCGATGACTCGTTGGACCGGCTGCCGGCCTGCGACATGATGATTGCGCTGTGGGGCAAGACCGCCGGCACGAGCGATGACCTTGCAATGAATACCGCGCTTGTGGGCCTGTCGCGCCGCGTAGCGCAGCATTGCGGTGCTCGGCGGCTGTTCCATATTTCCACGGCCGCCGTTTACGGCCCCGGCGCAAAACTGACCGAGGACGCACCATTGCGCCCGATCGGCCCATACGGGGAGGCGAAACTGAACATGGAGCGCACGGTGACCTCAGGCGACAGCGCCGTGTCAGAGCATGTGTTGCGCCTGGCCAACGTGGTCGGCGCTGACAGCCTGGCACCAGCGCTGGCAAAGGGTGGCGGGGTCACGCTGGACCAGTTTGCGGATGGACGCGGCCCCATTCGCAGTTATATCGGGGCGACCGACCTGCTTGCGGTGTTGAAACGCCTTTCCGACACGGAGACAAAACCGATGCCACGCGTGCTCAATATTGCCGCGCCCGGGCCGGTGGCGATGGAAGACCTGGTGGTGGCTGCGGGCCGGCACGTTCTGTGGCGCCCTGCCCCCGACAGCGCAATCAAGGAAGTGTCGCTGGACGTCGGGCGCCTGCAGGCCCTGCTGCCCGACCATCGATTCACCTCCGACGCAGGCGAGATGATCGCAGATTTGAACCGACTGGAGGTACGCCGATGA
- a CDS encoding sugar transferase, with amino-acid sequence MSPGKRVMDIALALLLVVVLLIPTLLVAAAILVLDGRPILYPSKRMKAPGQSFILWKFRTMTNSGRDASVSGAYKQSRITKTGRFLRRKRLDELPQLWNILKGDMSFVGPRPPLPRFVRLCPLVYAEVLENRPGVTGLATLVFHRREEQLLSRCHSQAETDDVYLRRCVPAKAKIDLIWARNRTLCFDAALIVRTVRRVFASGG; translated from the coding sequence ATGAGTCCCGGCAAGCGGGTCATGGACATCGCATTGGCCCTGTTGCTGGTCGTGGTGTTGTTGATCCCGACGCTGCTGGTGGCCGCGGCCATTCTTGTCCTCGACGGCCGGCCGATCCTTTATCCGTCGAAACGCATGAAGGCGCCGGGACAGAGCTTTATCCTGTGGAAGTTCCGAACGATGACGAATTCGGGCCGGGATGCGTCCGTGTCCGGGGCGTACAAGCAGAGCCGCATCACCAAGACCGGAAGATTCCTGCGTCGCAAACGCCTGGATGAGCTGCCGCAGCTGTGGAATATCCTGAAAGGCGACATGAGCTTTGTCGGCCCGCGACCGCCCCTGCCCCGCTTCGTCCGTCTGTGCCCTCTGGTATATGCCGAGGTTCTGGAAAACCGCCCCGGTGTCACGGGGCTGGCGACGCTGGTGTTTCATCGTCGGGAGGAACAGCTCTTGTCGAGATGCCATTCACAGGCCGAAACCGATGATGTCTATCTGCGTCGTTGTGTGCCGGCCAAGGCAAAAATCGACCTTATCTGGGCCAGAAACAGGACGCTCTGTTTCGACGCCGCACTGATCGTCAGGACGGTTAGGCGGGTTTTCGCCTCAGGCGGCTAA
- a CDS encoding nucleoside-diphosphate sugar epimerase/dehydratase: MLYKLAVSLSRHQKRKILLAVDGVLIAVSHIVAGFLLLGMDGVTAHADAFLMSVTCVTGVGLALIFVLGLHRIKLNAYQMQGVVESAFVAAVMIGTGALMSAVFFGMTFPAPLFVVMGMLFLILSVSSRLLMRQVLLSVYRRGNARLPIIIYGAGQTGQQLATALSVDDAVEPVAFVDDDLRLQGITIGGLRTYSPGDLEDLIQRYQVKRVVLAMPSANRAVQSSIIKRLASTSCEVHSMPSFADLVATSSASLSETKPVDVNTLLGRAGFDDDLPGVFETYRNRNILVTGAGGSIGAELSRQILSCEPGKLVLLDHSELALFEIHRELNAILPEATVIPVLGSVTEEPLVADVMRTHQIEIVLHAAAYKHVPMVEHNALEGIRNNVFGTRTVASAAMRTGVERFILISTDKAVRPSSIMGASKRFAELTVQDLATRSNGTRFSMVRFGNVLGSSGSVIPLFQEQISRGGPVTLTHTDVTRYFMTIPEAVRLVLLTGSFARGGDVFVLDMGKPVPIYELARRMIENAGHTVRDAENPGGDVEIKITGLRPGEKLHEELLIGSDMLTTPHPKILRAQEKHLSEIEMANALQSLRQAIDTRNAEQMEATLHQWIEKSEMGKGGKSVNE, translated from the coding sequence ATGCTTTACAAGTTGGCGGTTTCCCTTTCGCGTCATCAAAAGCGGAAAATCCTGCTTGCAGTCGACGGTGTCCTGATCGCGGTATCTCATATCGTAGCCGGGTTCCTGTTGCTGGGCATGGACGGTGTCACGGCGCATGCCGATGCGTTCCTGATGAGCGTGACCTGCGTGACAGGAGTCGGCCTGGCTCTGATCTTCGTGCTGGGACTGCACCGGATCAAGCTGAACGCCTATCAGATGCAAGGCGTGGTCGAATCCGCCTTTGTTGCGGCCGTGATGATCGGTACCGGCGCGCTGATGTCGGCGGTGTTCTTCGGGATGACCTTTCCAGCGCCGCTTTTCGTGGTCATGGGAATGCTTTTTCTCATCCTCTCGGTGTCGTCACGGCTGCTGATGCGGCAAGTACTTCTGTCCGTCTACCGGCGCGGCAATGCAAGATTGCCGATCATCATCTACGGCGCGGGACAGACCGGGCAGCAACTGGCGACCGCGCTGTCTGTCGACGACGCGGTAGAGCCCGTCGCTTTCGTGGATGATGACTTGCGGTTGCAGGGCATCACCATTGGAGGGCTGCGCACCTATTCGCCTGGCGACCTCGAAGACCTGATCCAGAGGTACCAGGTCAAGCGCGTCGTCCTGGCCATGCCAAGCGCCAATCGGGCGGTTCAGTCCAGTATCATCAAACGTCTGGCCAGCACATCCTGCGAAGTCCATTCGATGCCGTCCTTCGCGGATCTGGTTGCAACATCGTCCGCGAGCCTGTCCGAAACCAAGCCCGTCGACGTCAATACACTGCTCGGCCGTGCCGGCTTTGACGACGATCTGCCCGGTGTCTTCGAAACGTACCGGAACCGCAATATCCTGGTGACCGGCGCAGGCGGGTCGATAGGCGCGGAACTGTCTCGCCAGATTCTGTCCTGCGAACCGGGCAAACTCGTCTTGCTGGACCACAGCGAGCTGGCCTTGTTCGAGATCCACCGCGAACTGAATGCGATCCTGCCCGAGGCGACGGTCATCCCCGTCCTGGGCAGTGTCACCGAAGAGCCGCTGGTTGCCGACGTCATGCGCACACACCAGATCGAGATCGTCCTGCACGCCGCGGCCTACAAGCACGTGCCCATGGTCGAGCACAATGCGCTGGAAGGAATCCGAAACAACGTGTTCGGAACAAGGACCGTCGCCAGCGCGGCGATGCGTACGGGCGTGGAACGCTTCATCCTCATTTCCACCGACAAGGCGGTGCGCCCGTCCTCGATCATGGGCGCCTCGAAACGGTTTGCCGAACTGACGGTGCAGGATCTGGCGACGCGGTCGAATGGCACTCGGTTTTCGATGGTGCGGTTCGGCAACGTTCTTGGCTCGTCGGGGTCGGTCATCCCGCTATTCCAGGAACAGATTTCTCGGGGCGGTCCGGTGACGCTGACCCATACCGATGTCACCCGGTATTTCATGACCATCCCGGAAGCAGTGCGGCTGGTCCTGCTGACCGGCTCCTTCGCCCGCGGCGGCGACGTGTTCGTGCTCGACATGGGCAAACCCGTACCGATCTACGAGCTGGCACGCAGAATGATCGAGAATGCCGGACACACCGTGCGCGACGCTGAAAACCCGGGCGGCGACGTCGAGATCAAAATCACCGGCCTGCGCCCCGGCGAGAAATTGCACGAGGAACTGCTGATCGGCTCCGATATGCTGACGACGCCGCATCCGAAAATCCTGCGGGCACAGGAAAAGCACCTTTCAGAAATCGAAATGGCCAACGCCCTGCAATCCTTGCGGCAAGCGATCGACACGCGGAATGCGGAACAGATGGAAGCGACGCTGCATCAGTGGATCGAGAAGAGCGAAATGGGGAAAGGCGGCAAATCGGTGAACGAGTAG
- a CDS encoding ABC-F family ATP-binding cassette domain-containing protein, translating to MARAPLIQLSDISLTFGGEPVFDDLSLVVQTGDRVALVGRNGSGKSTLMKVIAGLVEPDRGTRALQPDASVGYMEQEPDMTGFDTLGAFAADGLDEAEHYRVEMAAEGLKFEPGRPVATASGGERRRAALAKLMAQAPDLMLLDEPTNHLDIEAIGWLEQQLKETRAGYIIISHDRAFLRELTRATLWIDRGMTRRQEKGFEHFEAWRDKVWEEEDQARHKLNRKIAEEARWAVEGISARRKRNQGRVRALQDLRAERASQIKRQGTAAMALASGPQSGRKVIEASHISKSFGEAPVVLDLSLTIQRKDRVAFIGPNGVGKTTLLKLLMKSLEPDEGEVRHGTNLVPAVFDQARAKLAPDMTLWDSLTGDPDMRVSGQADQVMVRGVPRHVVGYLKDFLFDERQVRAPVRSLSGGEKARLLLARLMARESNLLVLDEPTNDLDIETLDLLQELLDDYDGTVLLVSHDRDFLDRVATTTVAMEGRGRHTVYAGGWTDYQAQRVAPEVTPEKKPQKPTPAAGQQRLAGNASKQKLSFKDKHRLDTLPDQIARLEAEIAKLEELLADPGLYTRDPSKFAKATEGLNQRQAALGEAEEEWLLLAEKAENTG from the coding sequence ATGGCGCGTGCACCCCTCATCCAGCTGTCGGACATTTCCCTTACCTTTGGCGGCGAACCTGTCTTCGACGATCTGTCGCTGGTGGTTCAGACAGGCGACCGCGTCGCGCTGGTCGGGCGCAACGGCTCTGGCAAATCCACCCTCATGAAGGTCATCGCCGGTCTGGTGGAACCCGATCGCGGCACCCGCGCCCTGCAGCCCGACGCTTCGGTCGGCTACATGGAACAGGAGCCTGACATGACCGGCTTCGACACGCTGGGTGCGTTCGCGGCCGACGGTCTGGACGAGGCAGAGCATTACCGTGTGGAAATGGCCGCCGAAGGGTTGAAGTTCGAACCTGGCCGGCCCGTCGCCACCGCGTCGGGCGGAGAGCGCCGCAGGGCCGCGCTGGCGAAACTGATGGCGCAGGCGCCGGATCTGATGCTGCTGGACGAACCCACGAACCACCTTGATATCGAGGCGATCGGCTGGCTGGAACAGCAGCTGAAGGAGACGCGGGCGGGCTACATCATCATATCGCACGACCGCGCCTTTCTGCGCGAGTTGACCCGTGCCACGCTCTGGATCGACCGCGGCATGACCAGGCGGCAGGAAAAGGGCTTCGAGCACTTCGAGGCATGGCGCGACAAGGTCTGGGAAGAAGAGGACCAGGCGCGTCACAAGCTCAACCGCAAGATCGCCGAAGAGGCCCGGTGGGCGGTCGAGGGCATCAGCGCCCGGCGCAAGCGCAACCAGGGGCGGGTTCGTGCGCTTCAGGATCTCCGCGCCGAACGGGCGTCCCAGATCAAACGGCAGGGCACCGCAGCCATGGCGCTGGCCAGCGGCCCGCAATCCGGCCGCAAGGTGATCGAGGCGTCACACATCTCCAAGAGTTTCGGGGAGGCCCCCGTTGTGCTCGATCTTTCCCTGACGATCCAGCGCAAGGACCGGGTCGCCTTCATCGGCCCGAACGGGGTGGGCAAGACAACGCTTCTGAAGCTGCTGATGAAATCGCTCGAACCCGACGAGGGAGAAGTGCGGCACGGTACGAATCTTGTGCCGGCCGTGTTCGATCAGGCGCGGGCAAAGCTGGCTCCCGACATGACGCTCTGGGACAGTCTGACCGGCGATCCGGACATGCGCGTCTCGGGGCAGGCCGATCAGGTCATGGTGCGCGGCGTGCCGCGTCACGTTGTCGGGTACCTCAAGGATTTTCTGTTCGACGAGCGGCAGGTGCGCGCCCCCGTCCGGTCGCTCTCGGGCGGGGAAAAGGCGCGCCTGTTGCTGGCCAGGCTGATGGCGCGGGAAAGCAACCTGCTTGTGCTCGACGAACCGACCAACGATCTGGATATCGAAACGCTCGATCTGCTGCAGGAACTGCTGGACGACTATGACGGCACGGTTCTGCTGGTCAGCCACGACCGGGATTTCCTGGATCGGGTGGCGACCACCACCGTCGCAATGGAGGGGCGCGGCAGGCATACCGTCTATGCGGGGGGCTGGACCGATTATCAGGCGCAGCGTGTGGCGCCCGAGGTTACGCCTGAAAAAAAGCCGCAAAAGCCTACGCCGGCCGCGGGACAGCAGCGGTTAGCGGGCAACGCGAGCAAACAGAAACTCAGTTTCAAGGACAAGCACCGGCTTGACACTCTGCCCGATCAGATCGCCCGGCTGGAAGCCGAGATCGCGAAGCTGGAGGAATTGCTTGCCGACCCGGGGCTTTATACCCGGGACCCTTCGAAGTTCGCCAAGGCGACCGAAGGTTTGAACCAACGGCAGGCGGCACTGGGCGAGGCCGAAGAGGAATGGCTTCTTCTGGCGGAGAAGGCCGAGAACACCGGCTAG